One stretch of Desulfovibrio sp. UCD-KL4C DNA includes these proteins:
- a CDS encoding DUF4242 domain-containing protein: MPKFVIEREIPNAGALKPEELKGISQTSCGVLKELGPQVQWVQSYVTDDKIYCVYIAPDEASVRKHAEMGGFPANKVSEVRSIIDPTTAE, translated from the coding sequence GTGCCAAAGTTTGTTATTGAACGTGAAATACCCAACGCCGGGGCTCTTAAACCGGAAGAATTGAAAGGGATTTCGCAAACATCATGTGGAGTTTTGAAAGAACTTGGACCACAAGTTCAATGGGTTCAAAGCTACGTAACAGATGACAAAATATATTGTGTATATATTGCACCGGATGAAGCATCTGTTCGCAAACATGCCGAAATGGGAGGGTTCCCTGCGAATAAAGTATCTGAAGTAAGATCTATTATAGACCCAACTACCGCTGAATAA